CCGATAATGCACTGACATCGTTCAGCTGCAGCCTGAACGGCGGCACGGCGGTCACTACGAATATAGCGCCCTATACCAGCTCGCTTTCATTGGACATCGTGTTCCCGACATTCGGGACCAACAGCGTTCTCCTTACGGCGGTCGACCTCGCGGGGAATACGAACGTATCCAATGCCGTTTTTATCGCCACACGTTCCGATCTCGGATTCTCTTCAGTGCCCAATCCGTACCGCGGCGAAGGGGAGATCGTTTTCCTCAACGTATCCGCCGGCGCCACCGTGAAGATTTACACGATATCCGGGCTCCTCCTGCGGACGATACCCGAATCGGGACTGACGGCCATGTGGGACGGGAAGGATAAGAACAGCAGGAACGTATCGCCGGGAATATATATCTGCACGATGAAAAGGGCGGACGGATCGTCCGTGACAACAAAGGTGATGATAACGCGGACTCGTCACTGATCCTGCCTTGTTGAAGAAGCCGGTACATTTCATGGATATTCCATGAGCCCAAATCCTCACGTAAGGAACAACGAAAATTACGAAAGACACGAAATAGAAAAATATTTATTACATTCCGTTGAGTTTTCTCGGCCTTAATTCTCGGCATATCTGTGTTTGCGCTTTTTTACGTGCGCTTTTCGGATGGGTAAAACTGTTGACGAAACGATTGTTTTCACGTACAATGGCCGCGGAGTAGTTTAGGAGCCCACATGCGACGACTATGGTTGGCCTGGTCGCTTTCCGCGGCCGTACTGTTGCCACTCCCCTTCGATTTCATGTCGTCCATCGGCATGCGTGCCATGTCATTGAGCGGTTCCGTTTCCGGCATCATCGACGACCCCACCATGATGTTCTATAACCCCGCTGTTCTCGGCGTCAATCGCTTCGCTGCAGGAACGCTCGGTTATACCTATTACGGCGAGGGACTCTCGCTTCTTTCCGGCGGATACGTATACCGCACGCCTATCGGAACGTTCGGCACCGGCTTCGGTGCGCTCGGTAATTTCTTCGGCATGAAGGATGGACGCCTCAAAGGCATCACCACCGGCATGGATCTGGAGAATATGACCGACATCGATCTCGTATGGGGTATCGGCTACGGAGGGCGCGCCGGATTCCTTTCATTCGGCATGCTGATGAAGATGCATTTTTCGTCGCTCGCGGGCTTTAATACCACGGCTTTTACCGGTGACTTCGGGATTAACACATCATTCAAGTTATTGTCGCAAACGGCGCGCAACGACCTTATGATAGGCCTCGTGCTGCGGAATTTTCCAATGTATCTCTATTATGGAACTTATTCATTCGTGCTCCCGGTATTGCTGAAGTATTCGGATAGTTCTGGCCCGAGCAGCATAAGCGGGAATGAATCGATACAGCCTGTCGCCGCACTCACGGTGAGCGAATATTTCCCCTTCCTCGACACCACGTTCTCCTTCGCCTTCGAGGTCACGCCCGGGATAGGCCAAATCTACGCCGAACCGTCAGGTCTCATAAAAATGCTCTACGGCATCGATCATTATCAGCAGGTGCCGTTCGGCGTACGTATCGGCGTCGACATGTTCGACGAATCGATGCTCTCGCCGCGCGTGGGCATGTATATCAATCCGAACGATTTCAATTTCTCCTGGGGGCTCGCCTACAGCTACGAGCTCTTTAAGATGCGCTGGTCGCTCGAATACGCCATGGCAACGAGCGTATCGATGCTCACACGCGGGTTTGAACTGCGCAACGGCTTCGGCCTCATGGTGCGCGGCATCGCCATGCCGGTGTTCAATATACCGAGCGAAGTACTCCTCTACCCCGACATGTTCCTCGCCGTCAACGACAAGCTCTCGCCGAAGGTCGTCGAAGAAACCTCCGTGCGCGTGGAAGCACCGGTCAGAAAGAAATACTGCATCGATATCAAACGCTTCACCGCCAACGATCCGGTTCGTGCAAAGCAGGGGTTCCTCGAGCAGGTCGAGCAGGGTGTGCGGGAGAAGATGATACGCAGCGGCACGGTAACGGTGTTCGATGAACGTACGATGAAGCGTTCCGACGTGAACGCCGATCTTTCCTGCGATATCGCCATCGAGGGGGAACTCCTCTCGTTCAATCTCATCTACAAACATCCGCGAACGCAGAAGGTGCTCCTGAAGAACAGCCTTTCGCAGAGCATAACGTTCGACCGGGAAAAAAAGTCATATGATGCGCTCAAAGCGGTGGTACGCGGCGGGAAAGTGGTGCTCGTCACCGACGAGAGCAGCGCCGCCGAGAATAAAGACCTTGCCTATGTGGAATCGCTCTCGCAGGAAGGCGCAAAGTGGATATCCGAATCCGTGAACGAAGCGCTCGCCGCACGCATCATGGTGCGCTGCGCGGTAGCCGACGCCGAGGTATATCTCGACAGAACGCGCATGGGGGCCATCCGCAACGGTGCGTACGTGTTCCGCGCGCCGGAGGGCGAACACGTCATATCCGTAACGAAAGCGGGCTACCCGCCGTTCGCGACCGATCCGCCGCTCACCGTGGAATCCGGCGGTGAATACGTGGTCAACGCCGAACTGAAACAGACCGATTTCTATACTGCGGTCAATATCTACTCATTCCCCGAAGGGCGCCCCGTCAATCTGGACGACCGGCAGCTCACGAACAAGACATCGTACATGGCGAAGAAAGTGAAAGGCGGTACGCATCAATATTTCATACAGGATGCCCGCAACACAGTACGCGAACGCGCGCTCGCCGTCGTCAAGGATATGTTCTATAACGTCTACGAGGTATTCTCGGTAAGCGACGACTTCCGCAGACAGAACAAGCTCTTGTGGCGCCGTCTCGCCGGCGACGACAGCGTGAACGTCCAATTCACCGGCAGCGGCCTTGTCATACAGGGACGCACCGAGGACAGTGCGGTCACCGGCAACGGCGTTGTCTCTCCGCTCTTCACGGTGAACGGTATCGTCGAGATCGACATATCCTTCTCATCGAGTTCGGAAAGCAAGGCGACGTTCTACGCCGGGCTCATCGACGAGGGCAAACGCGGGTATCTCATGCGCTATCAGGGCGAGGCGATAAGCAAGCAGACATACGGCTTTGAGAACTCCATGGAGCAGGCGATACCGGCATCCCGCGTGCTCGATCCTGGCGCGATGCAGAAAGTGCGCATCGTCTACGATTTCAACGCAGGCACCGCATCGATGACAGCGAATGAAACGAAGCTCTACGATGAGAAATTCACGCTCGCGCGGTCGGTGCGCTTCATTCTCTCCGCGGATTCGCTCAAGGACGGCGACGGCGTATCCGTCACTGTCGATAATATACGCATTGAGAACTACTAGGAGGCAGCGGATGAACGGCATTCCCATAAAACGCATAGCGCTCCTCCTTACGATAGCGGCGATAACGCTCTCAGCCGTGACCGAAAGCGAACGCAATAAAGCGGTCAACGATGCGGTGGCCATGCTTAAGCGCCGCGATCTCGACGGCGTCATCGCCAAGCTCGAGCCTATCCAGAAGGACATACTTACCGTCAAGCAGGGTGCGCTCTGTCTCGCCGAGGCGTACTACTACCGTAAGAAATACGTGCTTGCGGAGACGATGTACGTCGCCGTGCTCGGGCTCTCGCCCGACGATACCGAAGAGCTCACCGTGCTCACGGCACTCGGCAATATCTATGTCGCCGTGAAGGATTACAGCAAGGGCATACCGATATTCGAGAAAATACTCGTCAAACGCCCGGGCGATCTTACCATCACCTTCAATCTCGCGCTCCTGTACAAATTCAAGGGTGAGATACCGCAGGCGATAAAGAATTTCGAGTCCGTGCTTGCCGCCGATGCGGGTAATGCGGACGCGGTGAAGCAGCTCGTTTCCATATATCAGGAACGCGGCGACGAGGAAAAGGCGCTCGATATACTCCGCTCGGCCATCGCGAAATCGAAGAACGAGGATATACGCGCCGCGTACAACAACATCATCGTCGGGCGCAATCTGAAGAAAGGCAACGAGTTCTTCGAGAAGAAGGATTATCAGTCCGCCATAAAGATGTACGAAGAGATAGTCGCTGTCGACGCGACCGCGACCGGCGTCATCTTCCGTCTCGCCAACGCCTATTTCAACAATAACGATTACGCAAAAGCGCTCACCACGCTCCTTTCGCTCAAAGAGAACAAGGAAATACTCGGGGATGCGGAAAGCGCCTACCCGTACTACAAACTGCTCACGCTCACGTATTATGAGCAGAAAAAATACGATGCGGTGATAGATATGGGCAAGAAAGCCCTCGCCTATCGCGCGACGGACTTCGATGTGCTCAAGGCCATCGGCCGATGCTATGAAACGCAGAACGATTACACCCGCGCCCTTGATTATTACGCAAAAGCGGCTGCCGCCAACCCCCGCGACCTCAAGATACTGCATTGGGCCGCGGTGCTCCTCGCCCGCGACAAACGCTACGGCGAAGCGATGAAGGAGCTCGAACGCGCCCGCAGCGGCGGCTACCGCGATGCCGAAGCGGAAACGCTTTACAAGGACGTCGCCATCGCCTATTTCGTCGCTGCAGGGAATACGCTCTACAACGAAGTGAAGGATACGACCAATGTGTCTGCACCGGCGGTGAGAACGAAGCTCGATGCTGCTGCGGAGCGTTACCGAAAAGCCCTCGATGTGGAACGGCGCCCGGTCGTGCTCATATCGCTCGCCAACGTGTCCATCCTTACGAAAAGCTATCCCGACGCGGAGCAGAGCCTCAAGGAAGCGCTCGGCAAGGACCGGAACTACGTCGGGGCGTATCTCTCGCTCGCCCGCCTCTACGGCGAACAGGCGAGAAGCAATGAGCAGGCGTCCGTGCTCGCCGACCTCGAAAAGCTCGAATCGTCGGCAACGCCCGATGTGATGTACCAGATAGCGGTGAACTACGAGCAGTCCGGCGAGAACAGGAAGGCATACGATATCTTCATGAAATTGCGGGAGAACGCATCGTTCGGCGCGAAGGCCAATGAGCATATCGGCGTCATTATCTACAACCGCGGCGTAAAGGCGTTCAATGACCGCGAGCTTGACCGTGCCGAGCAGTTCTTCAAGGAAGTGTTCACCTATCAGCCGTCGTCCAAGGATGCGGAATTCGGCATACGCAAGGTGGCGGACGAGCGCAAGCGCATGCGCTTGAAACAGATGATAGCCGAAGCGGACAGGCTCTACGACGACGCGGAATACGCCGCCGCCATACCGAAGTACGAGGCGGTGCTCGGTGTCGAGGAGAATCTCCGTAATGTATCGATGAACCTCGCCTTCGCCTGCTTCAAATCGAAGAAATACTACAATGCAATAACCGTGCTCCAGGGACTCGTGACGAAGAACGAGAAGGATAAGGACGCCATTGTGCTCCTCGGCCGCTCCTCGACGAAGATCAACGACTACAAGAACGCCGAGCTGTTCTTCCGCAAGGCGATCGATCTCGATCAGAACGACGGCGAGGTGCACCGCTACCTGGGAGAGCTCTACCGCGACCGCGGCGATACCGACAGGGCGTTCAGTGAATTCAAGCGCGCCAAGGAGATATCGCTCAAGGATACCGAGAATTACAACGTGGACGCATCGGTACTGCTCGGGAATATGTACTACGCGAAATCGAACTATGAGATGGCGATGGCGGAATATCTTGAGGTGCTTAAGATCAAGCCGGAACATCCGGTGGCGAACGTCAATCTCGGTTTCATCTATTACAAGAAGAACAATCTCACCAAGGCGCTTGAATACATAAAACGCGGCTACATACTCAAGGACTCCCCCATCTACAAGCAGAACCTCGGCAAAGTGTATTTCTTCATGCAGGAATACGCCGCTGCGGTGGCGGAGCTCCGTTCGGCATACGCCATCGTCAAATACGACCCGCCCGATGAGACCATCGATTACAAGTGGTGGTACGCGAAATCGCTCGCGGCGCTCTACAAGGTCCAGAAGGGCGACCGCGATCTCGTGCTCGCGTATCTCGCCGAATGCGGGACAAACCGTTTCGATGAGCGCGTGCGCTATCTTTCGCGCTTGGAACGCCTCGCCATCGAGGGCAAGCAGCTTTCGGTGTTCGAGAACAATGAGAACGTCGATCTGAAACTCCCGCCGGTCGTATACGGCGACAAGCAATACCTCGTGACCGCTGAGAACGACATCGTCTGTCAGGCGCTCGAATCGGAAATGACCGTCTGGCGTACCAATGAGTCCGCCCCGCTTTCGGCTCCGCTCGCCGCCGGGCGTCATCTCTTCTACGGACTTGAAAGCAAGACCGTCGTCGCACGAAAGCTCGACACGGGCGAGAAGGCTTGGGAACTTCGCGATTTTTACGCGGACCGCTATGTCGCTATCGGCAATACGCTTCTCTGCGCAGTGCGGGACCGAAATGAGGTCGTTGCCGTTCGCGATGGTTCGAAAGCGTGGACGAAATCGTTCGCCGCGGACGGTCCGACAGCGATAGCCGTTGCGGGTGAGCTCCTGTTCGTAAAAGCCAAGGCATCGTTCTCCGTGCTGCGCCCCGAGGGCGGCGATGTCATCGTGCGCGGCGAGGCGCTCAAGTATACGCCCATTGCCGCTGTCAGTACGCCCGAGCATATCGCCGTATTCGGCGACAGCGGACGCGGAACGACCATCGTTTCCGTATATGAGGCGGACGGCAAGGCCGCCGGGGAAACAACGGTCAACGGCGTGATATCTGCCACCGTAGCGCCTGCCGCGAGCGGAAAGACCGCCGTGTTCGCGACAGCGGACGGACGCCTTGCGATGATATCGCTCTCGGTGCAGAAGAGCGCCTGGAACGTTGAGACAGGCCGGCTCGATTCGCTCGCCTATCAGGACGGGAAACTGTATGTGACGATGGGCAAGACGCTTAAGCTCATCTCTCCCCTGAACGGTGCCGTGCTCTCCACGCTCCCGATAGCGTCCGACGACAACAAGTTCATCACGATATACGCGAAAAAATAGCGGCAGCGATACCCACACCATGCGAAAAGCCATCGGTCGTTTCATCAAATTCAACGTCATCCCTCCCATTATTGCCTTTCTCGTAAAAGCGATATACCGATCACTATCCATAGAGGTCATCGGGGGAGAGCGCATCATCAATGGACCGTCCATCGTGGGCATATGGCATTCGGATTTTTTCATCTACGCGGGGTTCGCAACGACATACCTCAACGACATGGTGATAATGACGAGCTACTCCGATGACGGCGAACTGCTCTCGCGCATCATCAAACGCCTGCGCGGGGATACCGTACGCGGGGATGAGCGCCGCCACGGCGCACGCGCACTCATTCAGATAATGGATGCGTATAAAAGGGGCAATCACATCGTCTTCGCCCTCGATGGCCCGCTCGGTCCGCGGCGTAAGGCGAAGGCGGGGTGCCTCTTCGCCTGCAGGAAGCTCGGCAAGCCCCTCCTCCCGGTGATATCGACGGCCGTACCCGCGTGGCGTTTCAACTCATGGGACAGGATGTTCATTCCCAAGCCGTTCTCCCGTGCGCGGCTTATCTTCGGCGAGCCCATCCAATTTCCCGAGGGGGAAAGCGACGCCAACGCCCTGCTTCGCATCGAACAGGCGATGGAAGCGCTCTATCAACGGCATGAACTTTTCACGGAGAATGCACAATGAAAGTGCTCTGCTCGATCATCATCGCCGCCTTTTTCCTTGGATGCGGTCTCTCCCATGACATCACCGCGGAAAAGAAACTTCTGAAACTGAAAAGCCGCTCCCTCGAGCTCGGCATACTCACCAATGTCGGCGGGCGTATCGCCCTTCTCCGTGAAGCGGGCGGACCGAATATGATGGATTCCGACAATACCCTCTGGGGCATACCGCCGCCCGTACCGCCTCTGGGCGCGTTGAAAAAGGAATACCGCGAATACGGCGGCACCATCGTATGGACAGGCCCGCACAGCCGCTGGTGGCAGGAGCAGTCGATACACCCCGCGAAGAAACGTTCCAAGGGCAAATGGCCATGGCCGCCCGACCCCTATCTTTCATTCGACCATTTCCGCATCGTGACGAACGATGGCAGCTCCGTCATCCTTGCAGGCGGCGTGAGCCCTGTAAGCGGCGTCCAGCTCAGAAAGGAGATATCCGTCGGCCAGCACGTTCGGCTGCGCACGAGCGCCGCCAACGGGCGCGGCACATCGCTTACGCGCGACCTGTGGACGGCGACGATGCTCGGTGCGGACGCACGCATCTTCGTGCCTGTCACGGACCACAAAAGCGTGCGGTTCATGACGCGCTCGCTTCGGACGAACATCGTCTGGGATATCGTCGGCGACATGCTCATCGCAGGCATACGCCCGTTCAGAACGAATGCCTTCATCGAAAGCGATAAAGCGTTCATCACACCGCGCGAGGGGTACGCCGCCGTCTGTAACGGGAAAAGGATATGGCTCATCACGTTCACGCTGCCGCCGTACGGATCGGTATCCCCGGAGCACGGCGCCATTGAGATATCGGCGGAGGCGAAGGACACACGAGCGGCATCCGGCTTCATGCTGTCGCGGCACAGCGCGCTCACCGACATCCCCCCCGGCGGTGTTCTCTCCTGGGAAGAGGAATGGCATATACTGCCGTATACCGGCGCCGCTGCCGATGCCGAACGCATCGCATTCATCACACGATCGGCCGAGCGCATCCTCGAAGAACGCTCGCTCGCAGGTTCAATGCGATGACAACACCTGTCGTTTCCACGCCGTATACGCCCACCAAAGAGGCGAAAGCGATGCGAGCTTATCTTGCTGCAGCACTTGCTGCATGTGCCGCGGCGATCACCTCCTGCTCGGGGCTTCCTTCATTGCAGGAACGCGAGTTCAACGGGAATTTCATCGATGCTCAGCCGATAGAGAAGAACGCGGTCATCAACGCTGTACTTGATCCCTCGGATGTCGACCTGTACCGGATAATGTCCGGTCCCGAAGCGGAACGAGTGCTCCTCGATATCACCATCCATGCAGTGGGCGACGTTGCGCTCACCGTCCTCAGGACCAACGAGGAAGAGCTCCTTGTCGTCAATGACACAAGCAAGCGAACAGCGGACGAGTATATACGCAATCTCTCCATCGATGACGGGAACTGTTTTCTGCGTGTCGCACGGACGGACGGCGCAGGCACGATACCGTACCGCCTTACCATATTCCGCCATACGGCACCGGAGAACGCCGAGCGTGAGCTCAATGATTCGTTCGAAGACGCCACACCGCTCATACCGATGACCAATACGACGGGCTATTTCGCCCCCGGACGCACCATCCCGCGCAGCAGGATAATGAAGAGCGATGCCGGTATCGATGTGTACCGTTTCGGCAACCCCACGGATATCATGGGGAATTTCTCTCTCTCACTTACCGGAGTGAACGGGGTCGACAGCATGCTCATCGTATTCGACGGCACTACCAATATCATCGCCTCCGTCGACAGCGCCGGGGAGGGCAAAGGAGAGGAGATACGGGGTTTCCTTTTCCCCCAGGAAAGCACCTTCTATGCCGCCGTGGTCTCGCACAACCGCAAGGCGTCGGCAAAGCCCTATCAGCTCAGTTTCACCACCGGGCGCTATGACGAACAGGGCGAGAACGAACCGAACAACACAACGGAGCACGCCAGGGAGATATACGCTGGGCTTCCGGTGAGCGGTTATCATGACTACACGGGCGATATCGACATCTATCGCCTGCTGATAGCCGAGGACACGGCGAATGTCCGTCTCTCGCTCTCCGGCGTACGCGGCGCGGACACACGGATAGCCGTTTCCGATGCGCGCGAAAAACATCTTTTTGAGGTCAACGAAAGCGGTATCGGACGCGGTGAAGAGCGGCCCAATGCGGTGGTCGCTCGCGGCATCTATTATCTGGCGGTTTCAGCAACGAACGACTTCCATTCATATCGAAAGGGATACACCCTTCTCGCAGAAACGGTCGGCCGTTCCGGGATAGAACGCGAACCCAACGATTCCGCAAAGACCGCATCACGCATCATCGTCCCCGGCAGCATACGCGGCTTCATCAGCGCACGGGAGGACAGGGATTCCTTCTTTTTCGAAGTGCGTTCGAAGACCTCGTTCACCATCGCCGCAGTACCGCCGTCCGATCTCGACCTTGTGCTTATGCTGAGCGGGCCGACGAACGGGACCATCGATGCGAACGGGCGCGGCGGAAAGGAATCCATGACCGGAGAATTCACCGACGGCACGTACATGCTTGAAGTGCGCTCGAAGGCCGGGTATAATACCCGTATGCCCTATCGACTGTCGATCTCCGAAAACGAACGCACGCAGGAACGCCGGAAGAAATGATGAACGTCCGCGGATATGCCGAGCTCATATTCTCTTCCATGAACAGCCGCGATCTCTCATCGCTCGAAGCGCATCTGGCCGAGAACGCCGTGTTCGACTTCCCCGGTACCGCCCTTGTCGAAGGCAGGCGGCGCATCGCCGTCTTTCTCAGGATGCTCTTCCGTAAATACCCGAAGCTCAGTTTCACTATCGATGATATCATCGTCGATGGCACGGACGCGGTCGCTGTCTGGCACAATGAAGGCGTGCACGCGGACGGCTCCCCGTACGCCAATCGCGGCGTCACGCTGATACGTACCGACGGCAGCGCGATAACCTTCATAAGCGACTATTTCAAAGACACATCCTTCATCCGGCACCAGCACGTATGAAAGCGCTTATCATCAGCGGCAGCCCGCGGACGAACGGCAATACGGCGCATATGGCGGCTGCGTTTTGCCGCGGGGCGGAAGAGGCCGGCATAACGGTCGACAGTATCAATGCACAGCAGGCGAACATTCGTCCCTGCAGGGGCTGTCTCAGATGCAATCTTATCAAATACTGCGCCATACAGAACGATGATTGGCCGGATATGAGCCGACGCATCCGAGAGGCGGATATCCTCGTGTTCGCAACACCGATCTATTTCCACCATATGAGCGCGCCGATGAAGCTGATACTTGACCGCTTCCGATCGTTCGTGCGTGTTCGTCTCACCGAAGGGCCGAACAGCTACACGCCGCATGAACCATGGAAAAAAAGGTTCATCCTCTTCGCCGCGATGGGGTCGTCGGACAGCGCCGATGCGGCGCCGATCATCGATCTGTTCACCTTCATGGTGCGGATAATGGGTGCGGGAAATACGCTCGATACGATCGCAGCGACACGACTTGCGGTCAATCGCCAGATAGCCATGAACGCGGACGAACTTGCCGCGCAATACGAAAAGCTCGGGCTCTCGGCATCCCTTGCCGCAGATGATGCCGCACGCAACAAAGCGATATTATCACAGTGCTATGTACTGGGCACAGGACGTGCCAAGAGAGCACGAGCCAAGGATGGCGATTTGTGCTCACGGGGCACAGGATCTGCCCCGTGAGCACATTTTCCGACTACATCGCCTCCCTGAAAGCGAACAACAGCTTCCGGCAGTTCACACCGGTCATGTTCGATGACGATACGCATATCACCGTCGACGGCAGGAAATGCATCAACTTCGCGTCGAACAATTACCTCTCGCTCGCGCATCACCCGAAGCTCATAGAGGCCGCGATGAGCGCACTTACCTGTAACGGCACGGGGGGCACGTCATCGCGCTTCGTCGGCGGGAACACCCTCATCTACGATATGCTCGAGGAGCGCATCGCACGCTTCAAGCGTTTTGAGAAAGCGCTCGTCTTCCCGTCCGGTTACACGGCGAATCTCGGCGCTATCAGCGCGCTTTGCGGCGCGAAGGACTGCGTATACATCGATAAGCTCGATCATGCGAGCATCATAGACGGGATAACCCTTGCGCGGACGAAGTTCCATTCCTTCC
The genomic region above belongs to Spirochaetota bacterium and contains:
- a CDS encoding tetratricopeptide repeat protein, which codes for MNGIPIKRIALLLTIAAITLSAVTESERNKAVNDAVAMLKRRDLDGVIAKLEPIQKDILTVKQGALCLAEAYYYRKKYVLAETMYVAVLGLSPDDTEELTVLTALGNIYVAVKDYSKGIPIFEKILVKRPGDLTITFNLALLYKFKGEIPQAIKNFESVLAADAGNADAVKQLVSIYQERGDEEKALDILRSAIAKSKNEDIRAAYNNIIVGRNLKKGNEFFEKKDYQSAIKMYEEIVAVDATATGVIFRLANAYFNNNDYAKALTTLLSLKENKEILGDAESAYPYYKLLTLTYYEQKKYDAVIDMGKKALAYRATDFDVLKAIGRCYETQNDYTRALDYYAKAAAANPRDLKILHWAAVLLARDKRYGEAMKELERARSGGYRDAEAETLYKDVAIAYFVAAGNTLYNEVKDTTNVSAPAVRTKLDAAAERYRKALDVERRPVVLISLANVSILTKSYPDAEQSLKEALGKDRNYVGAYLSLARLYGEQARSNEQASVLADLEKLESSATPDVMYQIAVNYEQSGENRKAYDIFMKLRENASFGAKANEHIGVIIYNRGVKAFNDRELDRAEQFFKEVFTYQPSSKDAEFGIRKVADERKRMRLKQMIAEADRLYDDAEYAAAIPKYEAVLGVEENLRNVSMNLAFACFKSKKYYNAITVLQGLVTKNEKDKDAIVLLGRSSTKINDYKNAELFFRKAIDLDQNDGEVHRYLGELYRDRGDTDRAFSEFKRAKEISLKDTENYNVDASVLLGNMYYAKSNYEMAMAEYLEVLKIKPEHPVANVNLGFIYYKKNNLTKALEYIKRGYILKDSPIYKQNLGKVYFFMQEYAAAVAELRSAYAIVKYDPPDETIDYKWWYAKSLAALYKVQKGDRDLVLAYLAECGTNRFDERVRYLSRLERLAIEGKQLSVFENNENVDLKLPPVVYGDKQYLVTAENDIVCQALESEMTVWRTNESAPLSAPLAAGRHLFYGLESKTVVARKLDTGEKAWELRDFYADRYVAIGNTLLCAVRDRNEVVAVRDGSKAWTKSFAADGPTAIAVAGELLFVKAKASFSVLRPEGGDVIVRGEALKYTPIAAVSTPEHIAVFGDSGRGTTIVSVYEADGKAAGETTVNGVISATVAPAASGKTAVFATADGRLAMISLSVQKSAWNVETGRLDSLAYQDGKLYVTMGKTLKLISPLNGAVLSTLPIASDDNKFITIYAKK
- a CDS encoding lysophospholipid acyltransferase family protein, giving the protein MRKAIGRFIKFNVIPPIIAFLVKAIYRSLSIEVIGGERIINGPSIVGIWHSDFFIYAGFATTYLNDMVIMTSYSDDGELLSRIIKRLRGDTVRGDERRHGARALIQIMDAYKRGNHIVFALDGPLGPRRKAKAGCLFACRKLGKPLLPVISTAVPAWRFNSWDRMFIPKPFSRARLIFGEPIQFPEGESDANALLRIEQAMEALYQRHELFTENAQ
- a CDS encoding DUF4380 domain-containing protein; translation: MKVLCSIIIAAFFLGCGLSHDITAEKKLLKLKSRSLELGILTNVGGRIALLREAGGPNMMDSDNTLWGIPPPVPPLGALKKEYREYGGTIVWTGPHSRWWQEQSIHPAKKRSKGKWPWPPDPYLSFDHFRIVTNDGSSVILAGGVSPVSGVQLRKEISVGQHVRLRTSAANGRGTSLTRDLWTATMLGADARIFVPVTDHKSVRFMTRSLRTNIVWDIVGDMLIAGIRPFRTNAFIESDKAFITPREGYAAVCNGKRIWLITFTLPPYGSVSPEHGAIEISAEAKDTRAASGFMLSRHSALTDIPPGGVLSWEEEWHILPYTGAAADAERIAFITRSAERILEERSLAGSMR
- a CDS encoding flavodoxin family protein, with product MKALIISGSPRTNGNTAHMAAAFCRGAEEAGITVDSINAQQANIRPCRGCLRCNLIKYCAIQNDDWPDMSRRIREADILVFATPIYFHHMSAPMKLILDRFRSFVRVRLTEGPNSYTPHEPWKKRFILFAAMGSSDSADAAPIIDLFTFMVRIMGAGNTLDTIAATRLAVNRQIAMNADELAAQYEKLGLSASLAADDAARNKAILSQCYVLGTGRAKRARAKDGDLCSRGTGSAP
- a CDS encoding nuclear transport factor 2 family protein; the encoded protein is MMNVRGYAELIFSSMNSRDLSSLEAHLAENAVFDFPGTALVEGRRRIAVFLRMLFRKYPKLSFTIDDIIVDGTDAVAVWHNEGVHADGSPYANRGVTLIRTDGSAITFISDYFKDTSFIRHQHV
- a CDS encoding T9SS type A sorting domain-containing protein — protein: DNALTSFSCSLNGGTAVTTNIAPYTSSLSLDIVFPTFGTNSVLLTAVDLAGNTNVSNAVFIATRSDLGFSSVPNPYRGEGEIVFLNVSAGATVKIYTISGLLLRTIPESGLTAMWDGKDKNSRNVSPGIYICTMKRADGSSVTTKVMITRTRH